The sequence below is a genomic window from Canis aureus isolate CA01 chromosome 11, VMU_Caureus_v.1.0, whole genome shotgun sequence.
GGGAGAACAAATCTGGCTGATGAAaggcaggggtgagggagggggggCGCCCTCCCCGCTTCCTGCAGTGGCAGCCGGGCTGCTTGGCACTGGCGCGGCTGTTCCTTTAAGTGGGGTTCTCCGTGGGAACTGCCgcagccggggggtgggggtgggggtgggggatgctggCCGAGGGTGGTGCCAGCCTCCAGCTCCCAGCCCAGACAGCGGTGACGCCGCCTCTCGCCCCGGCTCTCCTTCCCCAGAAGCTGCTGATTCATCCACGCCCGAGTCGCCGGGACTCTCGGCTCTGCTGGTGCAGGCGTTGGGCCTGCTGGGCTGTGTCCTTGAGCCCTGTCCCCTGGCTggccgtgggggcggggggaggatggggtgggggctctGAACATGCCAGAGCCCCAGCAGACCTCTAACCAGACctgcgggtggggggtgggggaggggagggccgagcgtggccaaggtcacacggggggcgaggggggggggCGGAGCAGGTGACCCGTCCTCCTCTCTCACTTCTCTCTGGCCTCCCTCGGCAGGGTGCTTTAAGGATGACCGCATCGTCTTCTGGACTTGGATGTTCTCTACCTACTTCATGGAGAAATGGGCACCGCGGCAGGATGACATGCTCTTCTACGTGCGCCGGAAGCTGGCCTACCCGGGCGGCGAGGGCAGCGTGGACGGGAGGAAGGTGAGCAGCCCCCTCCGGCCCCAGCCAGGCGGCCGTGCAGGGTCTGCCCCTAGCCGGCCAGGTGGCCACCCCGCAGTCCTCGTGCACGTCCCAAGGGGAGAATGATGTTCACTGCGCACCTACTGGGCACCAGGAGCCGTGTGGAGACGGTGGCACATGCCAGCCGGGGGTGGGGCATGTACGTTCCTCTTGATCCTCCCCAGGACCTTGAGAGGCTGCGACGACATCACTGTTGTCTCCTTGAGGAGACAGGGCCAGAGGGAGGTGCGTTGGCCAGCCCCCTCCTAATAGTATATTGACGGAGCCCAGAGTGCAGGGTCCTCCGGGCCACGGGCAGGACGCTCGGGGTCAGAGATGAGGAGGAGCCCGGCAGTTCCGAGCCCTTAACCGTGCAGCAGACGCAGTGCTGCAGCTCCacggggcaggtggggaggccaGGCCCTCGGGGAGGAAGTGACTCACCTGAGCTGTTTTGACCAGTACGTTTCAGTGTGTGGAGGAGTTAATGAAACAACCTTCCCgagtttccttctgtttttcagaaAAGCTATTAGTTTGTAAAATGTTCAAGCAACTTGTATGCCAGACGGGGAAACGCGTTGTTTCCCTTTAATCACAGAAGTGGGAACGCTGTGCAGGCAGGTCTGGAGCTCGCAGCCACCTGAGGTCCAAGTCCAGTGCCCTCCGACCCCTGGGCCGCGGCTTGTGAGCTGTGGCTTGTGCCTCAAGTGCGTGGAGCCCTTGCCCTGCTGTATCGCTGTTCTCGGAGCTTGACACGGAGGGCCTAAGTGTTCTGCAAATGGACAGGCCTGGTGCCTGCTGCATAGGAGACACGCTGACTTGCATGCTGGCAGCCAGAGAGCTCCCTGGCTGGCCTGGAGGACACACGGAAGACCCAGGGTTGGCCTGGGTCCTTGGGCATTGAGCTGGTGCTGGGGGACTGTGTGTGGTCACTGGGACCCTAAAGTGCATCGCAGAGCCAGTACGGGAGGGTAGATCCAGCGACGGGAAGGGAGAGATGTGGTCACCAGAGGCCACTTGGGTGAGGTGAGTCTTTAAGGAAGAAAGGGCTTTCCTAGCCGAAGGGACCATGGCCCAGACTGTGGGCCTGAAGCCGTGTAAAAGCCCCATGCCCTGTGCATTCAGGTGGCTGGTGGTGGTACCGTGTGGCCCGGGTGTAGAAAAGAGGGGAGCGGAAACAAGGCAGGCATGGGCCACATCACGTGGATGCTGAAGGTCAGGCCTCGGAGTTTGGATTGATCCCTGAAGCTCTGATAAcgtgaggaaggaaggggaggtggccacAGTTCCATTTAGCAAGCCCTCGGGTGGTCGGTGGAGGAAGGACTGGAGGGGTTAGAGCAGAAGCGAGGCGGCGGGGTGTAGGGGAGTGGTCTGCGCGTGGCACGCAAGGCCGAGGAAGCAGGCTCGGGTGACTGAGTATGGGCCAGAGGGAAGGCCCGAGCTCGCAGCCGGGTCTCTGACGGGCTGTCACAGGGGGACAGAGTTCAGTGCTGGGCGGGCTGAGACCTAGGTGCCTGTGGGACGGCCAGACGGCGACGTCCTCCACAGTGGAGCTGCTGTCTGAAACTCCGCAGATGAGCCAGGGCCAGAGGCAGAGCTTCAGGACCCTTGTACCCAGGATGGTGCCTGGGGCTCCTGAGGAAGGAGACCAGAGTGTGGCAGAGGTCTAGGACAGAACTCTGAGCTAGCCTCACCCTGGAGGGACCAGTAGGAGACACAGCAGCTGGCCCGTTGGGGGTGCCAGGAGGAGGTCCCACGACGTGGGACCTGAGGAGCCAAGTCTGGCAGGATGAGAACGGGGACAGGCCATGGGACCTGTGACTAGAGACTGTGGAGGCTTGGGCGGAGCAGCCTCGGCAGTGGGAAGAGACCCAGGCTGCACTCAGTATAGGCAGGGGGTGCCCTCTGGGAGGGATGAAGACAAGGCCCCAGTTGGTGGAATTGGCCAGGGGCAGGTATTGGTGGAGAGATCCCTGAGCTGAGCACCTGGGGAGGCCGGCCCGGAGCTCCTCAGTCCCTGGTCACCATGCCCGCCCTGTCTGGGGTGCAGCTGGGAGTGACCGTGCCCTCCCTGTCTGGGGGTGCAGCTGGGAGTGACCGTGCCCGCCCTGTCTGGGGGTGCAGCTGGGAGTGACCGTGCCCGCCCTGTCTGGGGTGCAGCTGGGAGTGACCGTGCCCGCCCTGTCTGGGGGTGCAGCTGGGAGTGACCGTGCCCGCTCTGTCTGGGGGTGCAGCTGGGAGTGACCGTGCCCTCCCTGTCTGGGGGTGCAGCTGGGAGTGACCGTGCCTTCCCTGTCTGGGGGTGCAGCTGGGAGTGACCATGCCCACCCTGTCTGGGGATGCAGCTGGGAGTGACCGTGCCCTCCCTGTCTGGGGGTGCAGCTGGGAGTGACCGTGCCCTCCCTGTCTGGGGGTGCAGCTGGGAGACCAGCTTTTCCAACTTTCTCTCCCTCGACTTGCCAGGTGACTCCGGCCAGTCAGCCCTTCTCTGGGGTTCAACCTGtcctgggagggggctgggcaggtGCTCAGTGAGGTTGAGGTCCTCCCATTGCACACACCCGGGAGACCAGATGTGTGGGATGGTGTGACCACAAGCATCTCCCCACAGAAGGTGGTGGGCACCTAGGGGGCCTCACCGCCAGTGACCCCCACTGTGGGCGCTCTCTCCTACCTCGGCACGGCCCCGGGGCACAGGCTCCTACTGCTACAGCTCGGCTGCCAGAAGACTGGAACTGGGAGCCCTTCTGCCCAGGGGCAgtcggggagggggtgcagggctGTGGCTTCTGTCCTGCAGCCTGTACCATGCTGACCTGTCCACATCTGCTGGAGATGACATTGCAGACATTGGgttcttttttttggtggggggggcaaattttttatcttttcccaaaGGCAGCCTGCTGAGACCAGGGGCTCTAATAAGGATCTGAGACTCAGCTGGACCTTGAGTTTTGGTGCCAGGAGAGCCggacccacccccgccccggttAGGGATGGTCTTAGCCCAGCCCAGCCTTACATTCTCTaggaggcaggcaggagaagggagaggccAGGTGAGCAGGTGGGAAGAGAGATTCCCTGGATCCAGAACTGAGCAATTTGGAGTAGGAGTCCTGGGACTGTGTACAGACTTCTGGAAGGTTCCAGGGTGTTGAGGCCAGTCAGGAGAGCCTGAGTCCACAGGAGCATGTGGCAGCCCAGCTATTCACACGCTAGAATGTTCCACTGAACACGGCAGTGAGCTCTGTGCAGACTCCCCTCCTGCAGGAGTGACTCGGGCAGGCCCTGTCCTTGGGGAGCCTGCCCTGTCCTCGGGGAGCCTGCCTTGTTCTGGGGAGCCTGTTGTCTGTGCGGACAGACAGCATAGCCTGTGACACACAGGAGCTCAGTGATGGTCGTGGGGGAGACCCCACAGAGGAAGCTGGGACGCAGGCCTCATACCCTAGGACAGCGGGAGGGCCCCAGGGTGGCAGGACATCCCCGCTGGGGGCGGTGCAGGGTGCCCTGTGACGCGGCCCCTCTGGGAGGACTGTGGGGGTCTGTGtgtccgggggcgggggccgggcagCCATGTGGGGAGAGCCCACAGGCCTGATGGGTGCAGGGTACGCAGGGAGGGACACGTCGGGACTGAGGGGACAGCCTTCCGCAGCCTCTGTGCCCAGAGcaggtgcgggggtgggggctgtggcGCCTGCGCACTGCGGACTCTCTGCAGCAAGCCAGGGCCGCttccgccccctcccctgccctcccctcccctgccttcccctaCCCAGCCTGCAGCGCTGGTACCGGTCACCATAGCAACCCGGGGCTTTCTGCGCTGGGCCCCACAGGTGGATGggccccctgcctctgcctctgggtAGGCGGGGTGAAAGgaagcggggtggggggtgtggggtgtgggggggtgggacTGGGGCGGAGGCGGGATCCCCAGGGCCTGCTACAGCCGAGGGACCACCTTGGGGCGCAGCCAGGGATGGAGAGGTGAGGCTGGGGCATGTCTGTGAGCGCCTGCTCATCCTGGAGGAGTGGGGTGGGTCGGGTGCTGGGACTCACCTGTGCGCACGCTGGCCTCCCAGATGGCCGAGGCCGAACccgaggtggaggtggaggtgtaCCGGCGGGACTCCAAGAAGCTGCCGGGCCTCGGTGACCCTGACATTGACTGGGAGGAGAGCGTCTGCCTGAATCTCATCCTGCAGAAGGTAcaggggcgagggggtggggggcagggctccGGGAGGAGGGCTGTGGGGGGGTCGAGggacagcagacctctccatgcTCCCCCTCCTGTGCGCTCTCTTCCAGCTGGATTACATGGTGACATGTGCCGTGTGCACGCGCACTGATGGCGGGGACATCCACATCCATAAGAAGAAATCCCAGGTAAGCGTGGGTCCTCCTTCCCACTAGCTCAGCCCAGAAATGCCACCTGTGTGGCTGCTCAGAGTTTTGGTGGGGGAGACAattgccccctcccctcctgcttcctccactccctcctcctcctcctcctcccatcccttcctgcctcttccccccctccccttcctgcctcttcctcctcctccttccccctcctcctccccaccctcctcctcctcacttccCTGCCTTGAGGTACCAGTCTGAGCAGAAGCCCATCTTACTCGTGGGGTCCTGTGTCGCCTGCAAGGAGCACTGAACCAGGTCATCCCAAGCAGCTCCTTGCTGAGCGGTTCCCTGAGGCTCTGGCCTGGCTCTGAGCAGTGGGAGCACCGTGACCTGTCCCTAGAGTCGCTGTGGGCCTGGGTGCAGGGTAGGGCCTCATTCAGTCTTTCCAATCTATCTTCCTTTCAGCAAGTGTTTGCGTCCCCCAGTAAACACCCCATGGACAGCAAGGGGGAAGAGTCCAAGATCAGCTACCCTAACATCTTCTTCATGATCGACAGCTTTGAGGAGGTGAGCAGCTCGTGCCCAGCTGTGTGTTCCCGAGGCCCTTCCTCGGGGGTGCGAGAACCTGGCCCCCCTCTGGCCTCACACCCTTGCAGACTGGCGAGGGCTGGGGGGAATGGGGTGCTCCCAACTCCTACCCTCATGTCTCCCACTCTTCCTGGCGCTGGGCTGGGGCCAGTGGTGTTCCCtagctctgagcctgttttctcatctgtaaaacgagcGTCATGATCATGTGTCCTACTTACCCATCCGGGTCGAAGATCACATGAGCTCGTGAACAGGAGAGTGTGTCATAAATTCCTATAAAAAGTGCTGCCTGGGCAGGAGGAGTCATTAGTATGGCCATTAAACTCCAAACAAGTGCCTCCACGCCGTGGGATGCTGGGGTGTCGGGGGTGGGGCTATGGAAGTTTCTTGGCCAAGCTTCTGTTTTCAGGCTGGGAAAACGGGACTCACGGCAGAAAGTGACTCACCCCAGCAACGTGgggcaccctccccccacccccctgccagcTCTTGCCCCGCTGCTCTCTGAGATCCCCCTAGTGGTGCTTGTCCCCACCTAGAGGCTGTCACGACCCCAGGGAAGACTCACAAACAAGGGAGCCTGTGTTTCAGGGTCTCCTCTCGATTTGATGGTGCCTCGAAGCACGTTAGGCTCAGGGGACCGAGTGCCATCCCCAGGCTGGCACAGCCCGATCATGGCAGAGCCGAGATTTGAACCCAAATCTGCGGGACCTTGTGTTTGGGTCTGAACGCCAGGCTCTGGAGTGGTGACTCGGTGACCCTGGCAGGTGGCAGGACATGGAGCCTGGGAGCCCGGCTGCCATTTGGGTGCTGGGCTGCTGACACTTTCCCCGTGTCCCCCTTGTTCCCCTTCCCAGGTGTTCAGTGACATGAcggtgggggaaggagagatggTCTGTGTGGAGCTGGTGGCCAGTGACAAAACCAACATGTTCCAGGGGGTCATTTTTCAGGGCTCCATCCGCTACGAGGCACTGAAGAAGGTGTACGACAACCGAGTAAGCGCAAAGCTGGGCCCCCCACGGCCCCTCTGTCCTTGCCCAGCTCTGTGCTGCAACCGCCCGTCCCCAGATCACCTGCAGCCCCTGGGCCTGCCCTACATGTGATCTCGCTCGTCTGGGCACACCTGACCTGAGGGACAGGAGGCCCCAGCCCGAGCAAGCACCCCCGAAACTGACCCTGGcggtgggaagggggaggaacCGCTCTCCTGCACCCAGCACCCTCCTGACCCTGGCCCCTCCCAGGAGAGGACGGGTGGGGGTGGCCTTGGGCTCCTCGGGGCCAGGCTCTGTCCCCAGCCTGCTGCTGGGCCTGGAGGCAGGGATcatggggcagtgggaggagggtcCTCCGGAGCCCTAGGCATCCCAGCACTACCCTGCCTCCTGGGGGTGCCCCTGCCCTGGTCAATGAGGTCCGCTCCCCCTGAGGGATGTGGGCAGCCCTAGCGACTCGTGTACCTAGGCAGAGGCCATCCCTACGTGTGCTGACCTGGGCCATGTGGCACCTGCCCGCAGGTGAGTGTGGCCGCCCGCATGGCACAGAAGATGTCGTTCGGCTTCTACAAGTACAACAACATGGAGTTTGTGCGCATGAAGGGGCCGCAGGGCAAGGGTCACGCTGAGATGGCAGTCAGCCGTGTGTCTACTGGTGACACGTCCCCCTGCGGGACTGAAGAGGATTCCAGCCCGGCCTCACCCATGCATGAGCGGGTAAGGGCTGCGCAGCTCGGGGAGGGGCCTCTGTCCCTCGGATCCGCCTCCCACCGCCTCCCTGATCCTTACAGTCCCCCCCATGAGGTAGGTGTTGTCATCCCCACCCTCTGGGGAGAGGCTAAGGTTCAGAGAGggcagtgacttgcccaaggtcacacagcaggtctGCGAGGGCCGGGGCTCTTTCTGCCTCCCAGAGCTGCCGCCGCAGCTGCACGGAGCCCAAGGGGAGCCCGCGCTGGTCCTGGCACCTTCCTTGGGGGGCCTGCAGGCCGAGCACGGTGCGCACACGACTGGCCTTCCCTGGGCAGTGCCCCGGGGATGACGAGCtagcctcccctcctgccctgtgAGGTCAGCGAGAGGACACGAGGTCCTTCctggctcttccctctgcccggCCCACTGGTTTACAAGGTGTCCCCGCGGCAGCCCCGTGGGGAGACTAGGGTGTTCCTGTGTGCAGACCTGGaaacccaggctgcctgggttcagcGGCGCTGCCCCAGGTCCCACGGCTGTCGTGTGACAGCCCCAAGCCTCTGAGCTCTGCTCTTTCTAGGCCACCATCCTTCCCCGGGGTGGGATGCTGAGGTCAGTGGCAGTTTTATTCCCAGGGGAAGAAGTGTCTAGCCCGCTGGCTGCTTTGCCCTGCTTGGCTCGGCCCAGGGGCTGCTCAGACCTGGGGGT
It includes:
- the KIAA0930 gene encoding uncharacterized protein KIAA0930 homolog isoform X2, whose product is MLAEGGASLQLPAQTAVTPPLAPALLPQKLLIHPRPSRRDSRLCWCRRWACWAVSLSPVPWLAVGAGGGWGCFKDDRIVFWTWMFSTYFMEKWAPRQDDMLFYVRRKLAYPGGEGSVDGRKMAEAEPEVEVEVYRRDSKKLPGLGDPDIDWEESVCLNLILQKLDYMVTCAVCTRTDGGDIHIHKKKSQQVFASPSKHPMDSKGEESKISYPNIFFMIDSFEEVFSDMTVGEGEMVCVELVASDKTNMFQGVIFQGSIRYEALKKVYDNRVSVAARMAQKMSFGFYKYNNMEFVRMKGPQGKGHAEMAVSRVSTGDTSPCGTEEDSSPASPMHERVTSFSTPPTPERNNRPAFFSPSLKRKVPRNRIAEMKKSHSANDSEEFFREDNGGADLHNATNLRSRSLSGTGRSLVGSWLKLNRADGNFLLYAHLTYVTLPLHRILTDILEVRQKPILMT
- the KIAA0930 gene encoding uncharacterized protein KIAA0930 homolog isoform X1, producing MLRAIAEERGRLSLRREVCGLGCFKDDRIVFWTWMFSTYFMEKWAPRQDDMLFYVRRKLAYPGGEGSVDGRKMAEAEPEVEVEVYRRDSKKLPGLGDPDIDWEESVCLNLILQKLDYMVTCAVCTRTDGGDIHIHKKKSQQVFASPSKHPMDSKGEESKISYPNIFFMIDSFEEVFSDMTVGEGEMVCVELVASDKTNMFQGVIFQGSIRYEALKKVYDNRVSVAARMAQKMSFGFYKYNNMEFVRMKGPQGKGHAEMAVSRVSTGDTSPCGTEEDSSPASPMHERVTSFSTPPTPERNNRPAFFSPSLKRKVPRNRIAEMKKSHSANDSEEFFREDNGGADLHNATNLRSRSLSGTGRSLVGSWLKLNRADGNFLLYAHLTYVTLPLHRILTDILEVRQKPILMT
- the KIAA0930 gene encoding uncharacterized protein KIAA0930 homolog isoform X3 produces the protein MLRAIAEERGRLSLRREVCGLGCFKDDRIVFWTWMFSTYFMEKWAPRQDDMLFYVRRKLAYPGGEGSVDGRKMAEAEPEVEVEVYRRDSKKLPGLGDPDIDWEESVCLNLILQKLDYMVTCAVCTRTDGGDIHIHKKKSQQVFASPSKHPMDSKGEESKISYPNIFFMIDSFEEVFSDMTVGEGEMVCVELVASDKTNMFQGVIFQGSIRYEALKKVYDNRVSVAARMAQKMSFGFYKYNNMEFVRMKGPQGKGHAEMAVSRVSTGDTSPCGTEEDSSPASPMHERVTSFSTPPTPERNNRPAFFSPSLKRKVPRNRIAEMKKSHSANDSEEFFREDNGGADLHNATNLRSRSLSGTGRSLVGSWLKLNRADGNFLLYAHLTYVTLPLHRILTEPARLTG
- the KIAA0930 gene encoding uncharacterized protein KIAA0930 homolog isoform X6, with the translated sequence MFSTYFMEKWAPRQDDMLFYVRRKLAYPGGEGSVDGRKMAEAEPEVEVEVYRRDSKKLPGLGDPDIDWEESVCLNLILQKLDYMVTCAVCTRTDGGDIHIHKKKSQQVFASPSKHPMDSKGEESKISYPNIFFMIDSFEEVFSDMTVGEGEMVCVELVASDKTNMFQGVIFQGSIRYEALKKVYDNRVSVAARMAQKMSFGFYKYNNMEFVRMKGPQGKGHAEMAVSRVSTGDTSPCGTEEDSSPASPMHERVTSFSTPPTPERNNRPAFFSPSLKRKVPRNRIAEMKKSHSANDSEEFFREDNGGADLHNATNLRSRSLSGTGRSLVGSWLKLNRADGNFLLYAHLTYVTLPLHRILTDILEVRQKPILMT
- the KIAA0930 gene encoding uncharacterized protein KIAA0930 homolog isoform X5; amino-acid sequence: MKGRGCFKDDRIVFWTWMFSTYFMEKWAPRQDDMLFYVRRKLAYPGGEGSVDGRKMAEAEPEVEVEVYRRDSKKLPGLGDPDIDWEESVCLNLILQKLDYMVTCAVCTRTDGGDIHIHKKKSQQVFASPSKHPMDSKGEESKISYPNIFFMIDSFEEVFSDMTVGEGEMVCVELVASDKTNMFQGVIFQGSIRYEALKKVYDNRVSVAARMAQKMSFGFYKYNNMEFVRMKGPQGKGHAEMAVSRVSTGDTSPCGTEEDSSPASPMHERVTSFSTPPTPERNNRPAFFSPSLKRKVPRNRIAEMKKSHSANDSEEFFREDNGGADLHNATNLRSRSLSGTGRSLVGSWLKLNRADGNFLLYAHLTYVTLPLHRILTDILEVRQKPILMT
- the KIAA0930 gene encoding uncharacterized protein KIAA0930 homolog isoform X4, whose product is MTGPPPRRAGERVTEAARDRDPVAKEVFAPLMDGPSEAQRGCFKDDRIVFWTWMFSTYFMEKWAPRQDDMLFYVRRKLAYPGGEGSVDGRKMAEAEPEVEVEVYRRDSKKLPGLGDPDIDWEESVCLNLILQKLDYMVTCAVCTRTDGGDIHIHKKKSQQVFASPSKHPMDSKGEESKISYPNIFFMIDSFEEVFSDMTVGEGEMVCVELVASDKTNMFQGVIFQGSIRYEALKKVYDNRVSVAARMAQKMSFGFYKYNNMEFVRMKGPQGKGHAEMAVSRVSTGDTSPCGTEEDSSPASPMHERVTSFSTPPTPERNNRPAFFSPSLKRKVPRNRIAEMKKSHSANDSEEFFREDNGGADLHNATNLRSRSLSGTGRSLVGSWLKLNRADGNFLLYAHLTYVTLPLHRILTDILEVRQKPILMT